A genomic region of Pseudomonas sp. MPC6 contains the following coding sequences:
- a CDS encoding ABC transporter permease subunit, translating into MPSGRKLVIGIPFLWLCLFFLLPFFLVMKISFSEAALAIPPYSEIYTFAEQKFELLLNLGNYSLLTQDELYISAYFGSLKVAFFSTLMCLVLGFPMAYAITKANKETQNVLLLLIMMPTWTAILIRVYAWMGILSNNGLLNGFLMWTGLTDHPIEILNTNTAVYIGVVYAYLPFMVLPLYANLVKHDQSLLEAASDLGSSNFNNFWKITVPLARNGIIAGAMLVFIPVVGEFVIPELLGGPETLMIGRVLWQEFFNNRDWPVASALAVVMLLILIVPILLFNRSQAKEMEGRG; encoded by the coding sequence ATGCCGAGTGGTCGCAAGCTCGTCATCGGGATTCCGTTCCTCTGGCTGTGCCTGTTTTTCCTGCTGCCGTTCTTCCTGGTGATGAAGATCAGCTTCTCGGAAGCGGCGCTGGCCATTCCTCCCTACTCCGAGATCTACACCTTCGCCGAGCAGAAATTCGAGCTGCTGCTGAACCTCGGCAACTACTCGCTGCTGACCCAGGATGAGTTGTACATCTCGGCTTACTTCGGCTCGCTGAAGGTCGCGTTTTTCAGCACGCTGATGTGCCTGGTGCTCGGCTTCCCGATGGCCTACGCGATCACCAAGGCCAACAAGGAAACCCAGAACGTTCTGTTGTTGCTGATCATGATGCCGACCTGGACCGCGATCCTGATCCGGGTCTACGCGTGGATGGGCATCCTCAGCAACAACGGTTTGCTCAACGGGTTCCTGATGTGGACCGGGCTGACCGACCACCCGATCGAGATCCTCAACACCAACACCGCGGTCTATATCGGGGTTGTTTACGCGTACTTGCCGTTCATGGTGCTGCCGCTGTACGCCAACCTGGTCAAGCACGATCAAAGCCTGCTGGAAGCCGCGTCCGACCTGGGCTCGAGCAACTTCAACAACTTCTGGAAAATCACCGTGCCGCTGGCCAGGAACGGCATCATCGCCGGCGCCATGCTGGTATTCATTCCGGTGGTCGGCGAGTTCGTGATTCCGGAACTGTTGGGCGGTCCCGAAACCCTGATGATCGGTCGTGTGCTGTGGCAGGAGTTCTTCAACAACCGCGACTGGCCGGTGGCGTCCGCCCTGGCGGTGGTGATGCTGTTGATCCTGATTGTGCCGATCCTGTTGTTCAACCGTAGCCAGGCCAAAGAGATGGAGGGTCGGGGATGA
- a CDS encoding gamma-glutamyl-gamma-aminobutyrate hydrolase family protein gives MALKPLIGVTACVKQIGLHPYHVSGDKYLRAVSVAAPGLPVVIPSLGDLTDIEDLLAQLDGLLLTGSPSNVEPFHYQGPASAPGTDHDPARDATTLPLLRAAIAAGVPVLGICRGFQEMNVAFGGSLHQKVHELPGMLDHREADSPELAVQYAPAHAVTVQPGGVFEALNLPPVFQVNSIHSQGIDRLAPGLRSEAVAPDGLIEAISVEHSKAFAVGVQWHPEWQVLANPPYLSIFQAFGEACQRRAALRNRR, from the coding sequence ATGGCACTCAAGCCATTGATCGGCGTTACAGCCTGCGTCAAACAGATTGGCCTGCACCCCTACCACGTCAGCGGCGACAAGTACTTGCGTGCTGTCAGCGTCGCGGCTCCGGGGCTGCCTGTGGTCATTCCTTCCCTGGGCGACCTGACCGATATCGAGGACCTGCTCGCGCAGCTCGACGGTCTGTTGCTCACCGGCTCGCCGTCGAATGTGGAACCCTTCCACTATCAAGGCCCGGCCAGCGCCCCCGGCACGGATCATGATCCGGCGCGGGATGCCACCACCCTTCCTTTATTGCGTGCAGCCATCGCCGCCGGTGTTCCGGTGCTCGGCATCTGCCGCGGTTTTCAGGAAATGAACGTGGCGTTCGGCGGCAGCCTGCACCAGAAGGTGCATGAATTGCCGGGCATGCTCGATCACCGCGAAGCGGACAGTCCGGAGCTGGCGGTGCAATACGCACCGGCGCATGCGGTGACGGTGCAGCCGGGCGGCGTGTTCGAAGCGCTGAATCTGCCGCCGGTGTTCCAGGTCAATTCGATTCACAGTCAGGGCATTGATCGATTGGCTCCTGGCCTGCGCTCGGAAGCGGTGGCGCCGGACGGTTTGATCGAGGCGATTTCGGTGGAGCACAGTAAGGCCTTCGCCGTTGGGGTGCAGTGGCATCCGGAATGGCAGGTGCTGGCCAATCCTCCTTATTTGAGTATTTTCCAGGCGTTTGGCGAGGCGTGCCAGCGACGGGCCGCGTTGCGTAACAGGCGCTGA
- a CDS encoding ABC transporter permease subunit — protein MKRFGFSKFMLIFGLSFIYLPMLILVIYSFNASKLVTVWGGWSFKWYAGLLDNSQLMGSVVRSLEIACYTAIAAVALGTLAAFVLTRVTRFKGRTLFGGLVTAPLVMPEVITGLSLLLLFVAMAQLIGWPMERGIVTIWIAHTTFCAAYVAVVVSARLRELDLSIEEAAMDLGAKPFKVFFLITIPMIAPSLAAGGMMSFALSLDDLVLASFVSGPGSTTLPMEVFSAVRLGVKPEINAVASLILLAVSIVTFMVWYFSRRAEATRKRAIQEAMDQTASESWQQPQKQLAEATA, from the coding sequence ATGAAACGCTTCGGATTTTCAAAGTTCATGCTGATTTTCGGCCTGTCGTTTATCTACCTGCCGATGCTGATCCTGGTGATCTACTCGTTCAACGCCTCGAAACTGGTGACGGTGTGGGGTGGCTGGTCGTTCAAGTGGTACGCCGGCCTGCTCGACAACTCGCAACTGATGGGCTCGGTGGTGCGCTCGCTGGAAATCGCCTGCTACACCGCGATTGCCGCGGTGGCGCTGGGGACCCTGGCGGCGTTTGTGCTGACCCGGGTGACGCGCTTCAAGGGCCGCACCTTGTTCGGTGGCCTGGTGACGGCGCCCCTGGTGATGCCGGAAGTGATCACCGGTCTGTCGCTGTTGCTGCTGTTCGTGGCCATGGCGCAATTGATCGGCTGGCCGATGGAGCGTGGCATCGTCACGATCTGGATCGCCCACACCACCTTTTGTGCCGCGTATGTCGCGGTGGTAGTCTCCGCCCGCCTTCGCGAGCTGGACCTGTCCATCGAAGAAGCGGCCATGGACCTCGGGGCGAAGCCGTTCAAGGTGTTTTTCCTGATCACCATTCCGATGATCGCGCCGTCTCTGGCGGCGGGCGGCATGATGTCGTTTGCCCTGTCGCTGGATGACCTGGTGCTGGCGAGCTTCGTCTCGGGCCCGGGTTCGACGACCTTGCCGATGGAAGTGTTCTCGGCGGTGCGCCTGGGAGTGAAACCGGAGATCAACGCCGTGGCCAGCCTGATTTTGCTGGCGGTATCGATCGTGACCTTCATGGTCTGGTATTTCAGCCGTCGTGCAGAAGCCACCCGCAAACGGGCGATTCAGGAAGCGATGGACCAGACCGCCAGCGAATCCTGGCAGCAACCGCAAAAGCAACTGGCAGAAGCCACGGCCTAG
- a CDS encoding cupin domain-containing protein: MDTGSRLKLVRESYKLSQRELARRSGVTNATISLIEQNRVSPSVSSLKKLLEGIPMSLADFFTFDQPPREHQYVFRANEQPDLGRHGLRLLLIGASVPSRQMRLLREQYAPGASSGEEPIVHSEGEECGLVTRGTVELTVDGQISVLNAGDGYYFPTTLPHRFRNIGADEAEIISANTPANF; this comes from the coding sequence ATGGACACGGGCTCACGACTCAAACTAGTACGCGAAAGCTACAAACTGTCCCAGCGCGAGCTGGCCCGGCGTAGCGGCGTCACCAATGCCACCATCTCCCTGATCGAACAGAATCGCGTCAGCCCCTCCGTCAGCTCCCTGAAAAAACTGCTTGAAGGCATTCCCATGTCCTTGGCGGACTTCTTTACCTTCGATCAGCCGCCGCGTGAGCATCAGTACGTGTTTCGGGCCAATGAACAGCCGGATCTCGGGCGTCATGGGTTGCGGTTGTTGCTTATTGGCGCTTCGGTGCCAAGTCGGCAGATGCGCTTGTTGCGCGAGCAGTACGCGCCGGGGGCGAGTTCGGGGGAAGAGCCGATTGTGCACTCGGAAGGGGAGGAGTGTGGGCTTGTCACTCGTGGCACAGTTGAGCTGACGGTGGATGGGCAGATTAGTGTGCTGAATGCTGGGGATGGGTATTACTTTCCTACGACACTGCCGCATCGGTTTCGCAATATCGGGGCGGATGAGGCGGAAATCATTAGTGCGAATACGCCAGCAAACTTCTAA
- a CDS encoding aldehyde dehydrogenase: MTNTRSDWEQRFQSLTIESRAFIDGQYRPALSGDTFECISPVDGRFLANVASTDEADANAAVAVARRSFESGIWARLAPAERKRILIRFADLILANQEELALLETLDMGKPISDSMNIDIPATANAIRWSAEAIDKIYDEVAATPHDQLGLITREPAGVVAAIVPWNFPLIMASWKFAPALAAGNSFILKPSEKSPLTAIRIAQLALDAGIPKGVFNVLPGYGHTVGKALALHMDVDVLAFTGSTAIAKQLLIYAGQSNMKRVWLEAGGKSPNVVFADAPDLRAAAQAAAGAIAFNQGEVCTAGSRLLVERSIREQFIPLLVEALQAWKPGHALDPETTVGAVVDQRQLDNVLRYIQVGKDQGAHLIAGGSRTLESTGGLYVEPAIFDGVTNAMTIAREEIFGPVLSLITFDTEEEALAIANDSIFGLAAGVWTSNLSKAHTFARGLRAGSVWVNQYDGGDMTAPFGGFKQSGNGRDKSLHAFDKYTELKATWIKL, translated from the coding sequence ATGACAAACACTCGCAGCGACTGGGAACAACGCTTCCAGTCCCTAACCATAGAAAGCCGCGCCTTCATCGACGGCCAATACCGCCCGGCACTCAGCGGTGACACCTTCGAATGCATCAGCCCGGTCGACGGTCGCTTCCTGGCCAACGTCGCCAGCACCGACGAAGCCGACGCCAATGCGGCGGTCGCCGTCGCGCGTCGCAGCTTCGAATCCGGCATCTGGGCGCGGTTGGCACCCGCCGAGCGAAAGCGCATCCTGATCCGCTTCGCCGACCTGATCCTGGCCAACCAGGAAGAACTCGCCCTGCTCGAAACCCTCGACATGGGCAAACCCATCAGCGACTCGATGAACATCGACATCCCGGCGACCGCCAACGCGATCCGCTGGAGCGCCGAGGCCATCGACAAGATCTACGACGAAGTCGCCGCCACGCCGCATGACCAACTCGGCCTCATCACCCGTGAACCCGCAGGCGTGGTCGCCGCCATCGTGCCGTGGAACTTCCCGCTGATCATGGCCAGCTGGAAATTCGCCCCTGCCCTCGCAGCCGGCAACTCGTTCATCCTCAAGCCTTCGGAAAAGTCGCCACTGACCGCGATCCGCATCGCCCAGCTGGCGCTGGATGCCGGCATTCCCAAAGGTGTGTTCAACGTCCTGCCGGGCTATGGTCACACCGTCGGCAAGGCGCTGGCGTTGCACATGGACGTCGACGTCCTGGCCTTCACCGGCTCGACCGCGATCGCCAAGCAACTGCTGATCTACGCCGGGCAAAGCAACATGAAACGCGTCTGGCTCGAAGCCGGCGGCAAAAGCCCGAACGTGGTGTTCGCCGACGCGCCGGACCTGCGCGCGGCAGCACAAGCCGCAGCCGGTGCTATCGCCTTCAACCAGGGCGAAGTCTGCACCGCCGGCTCGCGCCTGCTGGTCGAGCGCTCGATCCGCGAGCAGTTCATCCCGTTGCTGGTCGAAGCGCTGCAAGCCTGGAAACCAGGGCACGCCCTCGATCCCGAAACCACCGTCGGCGCGGTCGTCGATCAGCGCCAACTGGACAACGTGCTGCGCTACATCCAGGTCGGCAAAGACCAGGGCGCACACCTGATCGCCGGCGGCAGCCGCACCCTCGAAAGCACCGGCGGCCTGTACGTGGAACCGGCGATCTTCGACGGCGTGACCAACGCCATGACCATCGCCCGGGAAGAAATCTTCGGCCCGGTGCTGTCGCTGATCACCTTCGACACTGAAGAAGAAGCCCTGGCCATCGCCAACGACAGCATCTTCGGCCTGGCCGCCGGCGTCTGGACCAGCAACTTGAGCAAGGCCCACACCTTCGCCCGCGGTTTGCGCGCCGGCAGCGTCTGGGTCAACCAGTACGACGGCGGCGACATGACCGCGCCGTTCGGCGGGTTCAAGCAGTCGGGTAACGGACGGGACAAATCGCTGCACGCGTTCGACAAATACACCGAACTCAAAGCGACCTGGATCAAGCTCTGA
- a CDS encoding FAD-binding oxidoreductase, translating into MKQTTHVNSYYAATRNFTGDFPVLEHAVDCDVCVIGAGYTGLSSALFLAEAGYSVTVLEAAKVGFGASGRNGGQLVNSYSRDVDVIEERYGDKTAEVLGSMIFEGADIIRQRIQHYDIQCDYKPGGIFAALNKKQLKGLAEQKNSWERYGNKNLKMLDATEIKREVGCDNYVGGLLDLQGGHIHPLNLALGEASAIIGLGGKIYEQSAAVEITYGEPITVRTAKGLVRAKYLLIAGNAYLPQDLDNRVTRKSMPCGSQIVVTEPLSEKVARSLIKNNYCVEDCNYLLDYYRLTADNRLLYGGGVVYGAREPDDIEQLIKPKILKTFPQLKDVKIDYRWTGNFLLTMSRMPQFGRIEKNAYYMQGYSGHGVTCSHLAGKLISEMIRGDAERFDAFASLPHMPMLGGRTFQAPLTAMGAAYYALRDRFGI; encoded by the coding sequence ATGAAACAAACTACACATGTAAACAGCTACTACGCCGCCACCCGCAACTTCACCGGCGACTTCCCGGTACTCGAACACGCGGTGGACTGCGACGTCTGCGTGATCGGCGCCGGCTACACCGGTTTGTCCTCGGCCCTGTTCCTCGCCGAAGCCGGCTATAGCGTCACCGTGCTCGAAGCCGCCAAAGTCGGGTTCGGCGCCAGCGGTCGCAACGGCGGCCAATTGGTCAATTCCTACAGCCGCGACGTCGACGTCATCGAAGAGCGCTACGGCGACAAGACCGCCGAAGTCCTCGGCAGCATGATCTTCGAGGGCGCCGACATTATCCGTCAGCGCATACAGCACTACGACATCCAGTGCGACTACAAGCCGGGCGGCATCTTCGCCGCGCTGAACAAAAAGCAGCTCAAAGGCCTGGCCGAGCAAAAGAACAGCTGGGAACGCTACGGCAACAAAAACCTGAAAATGCTCGACGCGACCGAGATCAAACGCGAAGTCGGCTGCGACAACTACGTCGGCGGCCTGCTCGACCTGCAGGGCGGCCACATCCACCCGCTGAACCTGGCCCTCGGCGAAGCCTCGGCCATCATCGGCCTCGGCGGCAAGATCTACGAACAATCCGCCGCCGTGGAAATCACCTACGGCGAACCGATCACGGTGCGCACCGCCAAAGGCCTGGTCCGCGCCAAATACCTGCTGATCGCCGGCAACGCCTACTTGCCGCAAGACCTCGACAACCGCGTCACGCGCAAAAGCATGCCCTGCGGCTCGCAAATCGTCGTCACCGAGCCGTTATCGGAGAAGGTGGCGCGCAGCCTGATCAAAAACAACTACTGCGTCGAAGACTGCAACTACCTGCTCGACTACTACCGCCTCACCGCCGACAACCGCCTGCTGTATGGCGGCGGCGTGGTCTATGGCGCCCGCGAACCGGACGACATCGAACAGCTGATCAAGCCAAAAATCCTCAAGACCTTCCCGCAGCTCAAGGACGTGAAGATCGACTACCGCTGGACCGGCAACTTCCTGCTGACCATGTCGCGCATGCCGCAATTCGGCCGCATCGAGAAAAACGCCTACTACATGCAAGGCTACAGCGGCCACGGCGTTACCTGCTCGCACCTGGCCGGCAAACTCATTTCGGAAATGATCCGCGGCGACGCCGAACGCTTCGATGCCTTCGCATCCTTGCCGCACATGCCCATGCTCGGCGGCCGCACCTTCCAGGCCCCGCTCACCGCCATGGGCGCCGCGTACTACGCGCTGCGTGACCGGTTCGGGATCTAA
- the potA gene encoding polyamine ABC transporter ATP-binding protein — MANASSVYRKALEGHQAPKKVLVKIDRVTKKFDETTAVDDVSLEIHQGEIFALLGGSGSGKSTLLRMLAGFERPTEGRILLDGVDITDMPPYERPINMMFQSYALFPHMTVAQNIAFGLKQDRLPASEIDARVEEMLRLVHMTQYAKRKPHQLSGGQRQRVALARSLAKRPKLLLLDEPMGALDKKLRSQMQLELVEIIERVGVTCVMVTHDQEEAMTMAQRIAIMHLGWIAQIGSPVDIYEAPVSRMVCEFIGNVNAFEGTVVEDLEGHAIIHSKDLEQKIYVGHGVSTSVQDKSITYAIRPEKLLVSTTQPETRYNWSSGKVHDIAYLGGHSVFYVELPGGKVVQSFMANAERRGARPTWDDKVYVWWEDDSGVVLRS; from the coding sequence ATGGCAAACGCCTCCAGCGTCTACAGGAAGGCTCTTGAAGGTCACCAGGCACCGAAAAAGGTGCTGGTGAAAATCGACCGCGTCACCAAGAAATTCGACGAAACCACCGCAGTGGACGATGTCTCGCTTGAGATCCATCAAGGGGAAATCTTCGCCCTGCTCGGCGGTTCCGGCTCGGGTAAATCGACGCTGCTGCGCATGCTCGCCGGCTTCGAGCGCCCGACCGAAGGGCGGATTCTGCTCGATGGCGTGGACATCACCGACATGCCGCCGTACGAACGGCCGATCAACATGATGTTCCAGTCCTACGCGCTGTTCCCGCATATGACGGTGGCGCAGAACATCGCCTTCGGCCTGAAGCAGGACCGTTTGCCCGCCAGTGAAATCGACGCCCGCGTGGAAGAGATGCTGCGCCTGGTGCACATGACCCAATACGCCAAACGCAAACCCCACCAGTTGTCCGGTGGTCAGCGTCAGCGTGTGGCCCTCGCCCGCTCCCTGGCCAAGCGTCCGAAGCTGTTGCTGCTGGATGAACCGATGGGCGCGCTGGACAAGAAGCTGCGCTCGCAGATGCAGCTTGAGCTGGTCGAGATCATCGAGCGCGTCGGCGTGACGTGCGTGATGGTGACCCACGACCAGGAAGAGGCCATGACCATGGCCCAGCGCATTGCGATCATGCACCTGGGCTGGATCGCGCAGATCGGCAGCCCGGTGGACATCTATGAAGCGCCGGTCAGCCGCATGGTCTGCGAGTTCATCGGCAACGTGAACGCCTTTGAGGGCACCGTGGTCGAGGACCTGGAAGGTCACGCGATCATTCACAGCAAGGATCTGGAGCAGAAGATCTACGTCGGCCACGGCGTCAGCACCTCGGTGCAGGACAAGTCGATCACCTACGCCATCCGCCCGGAAAAACTGCTGGTCAGCACCACCCAGCCCGAGACCCGCTACAACTGGTCCAGCGGCAAGGTGCATGACATCGCCTATCTCGGCGGCCACTCGGTGTTTTACGTCGAGCTGCCCGGGGGCAAAGTGGTGCAGTCGTTCATGGCCAACGCCGAACGCCGTGGCGCGCGTCCGACCTGGGACGACAAGGTCTACGTGTGGTGGGAAGACGACAGCGGCGTGGTACTGCGCTCATGA
- a CDS encoding glutamine synthetase family protein — MSVPLRTVQLNEANAFLKKYPEVLYVDLLIADMNGVVRGKRIERTSLHKVYEKGINLPASLFALDINGSTVESTGLGLDIGDSDRICFPIPDTLSIEPWQKRPTAQLLMTMHELEGQPFFADPREVLRQVVSKFDAMGLTICAAFELEFYLIDQDNVNGRPQSPRSPVSGKRPISTQVYLIDDLDEYVDCLQDILEGAKEQGIPADAIVKESAPAQFEVNLHHVNDPIKACDYAVLLKRLVKNIAYDHEMDTTFMAKPYPGQAGNGLHVHISILDKEGNNIFASEDPEQNAALRHAIGGVLETLPAQMAFLCPNVNSYRRFGAQFYVPNSPSWGIDNRTVAVRVPTGSPDSVRIEHRVAGADANPYLLMASVLAGIHHGLTNEIEPGAPVEGNSYEQNEQSLPNNLRDALRELDDSEVMSRYIDPMYIDVFVACKESELAEFENSISDLEYNWYLHTV, encoded by the coding sequence ATGTCGGTCCCTCTGCGTACCGTTCAACTCAACGAAGCAAACGCATTCCTTAAGAAATATCCTGAGGTTTTGTACGTCGACCTTCTGATTGCGGATATGAACGGTGTGGTGCGCGGCAAGCGCATCGAGCGCACCAGTCTTCATAAGGTTTACGAAAAAGGCATCAACCTCCCGGCGTCACTGTTTGCTCTGGACATCAACGGTTCCACGGTGGAAAGCACCGGCCTGGGTCTGGACATCGGTGACTCAGACCGAATCTGCTTCCCCATCCCTGATACGCTCAGCATCGAGCCCTGGCAGAAGCGCCCGACTGCGCAACTGCTAATGACCATGCACGAACTCGAAGGCCAGCCGTTCTTCGCTGACCCGCGCGAAGTGCTGCGTCAGGTGGTGAGCAAATTCGATGCGATGGGCCTGACCATCTGCGCCGCGTTCGAACTCGAGTTCTACCTGATCGACCAGGACAACGTGAACGGTCGCCCGCAATCGCCACGCTCGCCAGTGTCCGGCAAACGTCCGATCTCGACCCAGGTGTACCTGATCGACGACCTGGACGAATACGTCGACTGCCTGCAAGACATCCTCGAAGGCGCGAAAGAGCAGGGCATTCCTGCGGACGCCATCGTCAAGGAAAGCGCCCCGGCGCAGTTCGAAGTGAACCTGCATCACGTCAATGACCCGATCAAGGCGTGCGATTACGCGGTGTTGCTCAAGCGTCTGGTGAAGAACATCGCCTACGACCACGAGATGGACACCACCTTCATGGCCAAGCCGTATCCGGGCCAGGCCGGTAATGGTTTGCACGTGCACATTTCGATACTCGACAAGGAAGGCAACAACATCTTTGCCAGCGAGGATCCCGAGCAGAACGCCGCGCTGCGACACGCGATCGGCGGTGTGCTCGAGACCCTGCCGGCGCAGATGGCGTTCCTGTGCCCGAACGTCAACTCGTACCGGCGTTTTGGCGCGCAGTTTTATGTGCCGAACTCGCCGAGCTGGGGCATCGACAACCGTACCGTCGCGGTGCGTGTGCCGACCGGTTCGCCAGATTCCGTGCGCATCGAACACCGGGTTGCCGGCGCCGACGCCAACCCGTACCTGCTGATGGCCTCGGTCCTGGCCGGTATCCACCACGGCCTGACCAACGAAATCGAACCGGGCGCCCCGGTGGAAGGCAACAGCTACGAGCAGAACGAGCAGAGCCTGCCGAACAACCTGCGCGACGCCCTGCGCGAGCTGGACGACAGCGAAGTCATGTCGCGCTACATCGACCCGATGTACATCGACGTGTTCGTGGCGTGCAAGGAAAGCGAACTGGCCGAGTTCGAGAACTCCATCTCCGACCTTGAGTACAACTGGTACCTGCACACGGTTTGA